Proteins from one Bos indicus x Bos taurus breed Angus x Brahman F1 hybrid chromosome 19, Bos_hybrid_MaternalHap_v2.0, whole genome shotgun sequence genomic window:
- the CCDC182 gene encoding coiled-coil domain-containing protein 182 encodes MEPLYQPGSILMKVNTLQGKKMVESGLQSGDFSLPPSWSSSLLPLADLEILQQKVAGMQRELEDFKKEALRAIRYLEDAFCEMNGALVQQEEQAARVKQRLREEEDRGVVRNKVLTFLLPREKQLREHCKRLEFLLLGRGRDPPSIPGKIQAK; translated from the coding sequence ATGGAGCCCCTCTATCAGCCCGGTTCCATTCTTATGAAGGTGAACACCTTACAAGGAAAGAAGATGGTGGAGAGCGGCCTCCAGTCTGGGGACTTCTCGCTGCCCCCGTCGTGGTCCTCCAGCCTCCTGCCGCTGGCCGACCTAGAGATCCTGCAGCAGAAGGTGGCCGGGATGCAGCGAGAGCTGGAGGACTTCAAGAAGGAGGCGCTCAGGGCCATCCGCTACCTGGAAGACGCCTTCTGCGAGATGAACGGGGCCCTGGTGCAGCAGGAGGAGCAGGCGGCCCGCGTGAAGCAGCGGCTGCGGGAGGAGGAGGATCGGGGCGTCGTGCGGAACAAGGTCCTCACCTTCCTGCTGCCCCGGGAGAAGCAGCTCCGGGAGCACTGCAAGCGGCTGGAGTTCCTGCTTCTGGGCCGGGGCCGCGACCCCCCTAGCATCCCTGGGAAGATCCAGGCCAAATGA